The Longimicrobiales bacterium nucleotide sequence TGTCGTCCACCGGAACCGTCGGCATACCCGTCATGCGATTCCACATCTGGCCGCGGTCGACCGACACGAACACACCTTGCTCGTTCCCGACAAAGAGGAGGTTCTGACTCCCAGGGTGCTCACGCACGGCATTCACGGACCAGGCCGGAAGTCCGTTCGTGATCATCTCCCACGAATCACCAAAGTCTTCACTGACGTAGACGTACGCTTGGTAGTCATCGTCCCAATGACGGTCGAAGGACGCGTACACCCGCCCGGCCACGTGATGTGATGCATCGATTCGACTCACGTAGGAAAATGCCGGCAGATCGTCCACGTTCGCGGCCACGTTCGTCCACGTGGCACCGCCGTCCTGCGTCACCTGAATGTTTCCATCGTCTGTACCCACATACACGATGTCCGCGGAAAGCGGAGACTCTTCGACCACTGAAATCGTGCCGTACTGACTCTGCCCATCGTGGCGGGACAACGTCGCGTCAGTCACCAACTCACCCATAATGGGCAGCGAGTCACGGTCGATGTTGTTGGTCAGATCCGGGCTGGCCTCTTCCCACGTCAGGCCCTGATCCAGAGAGCGCATCAGGTGGTTGTTGGCGACATAGATCGTGTTGGAATTGTGCTGAGAGATGGCAATGGGGGCATTCCAGTTGTAGCGATACGCCTCCACTTCACCGTCCGGCCCCGGGCGAGGATTCGGACGCATGGTCAGGGCCTCCCCGGTCGCCAAGTTCACCCTACCTGAGTTGCCGCCCTGCGACTCGGTGTATACGAGGTTCGGATTGTTGGGGTCGATCTTGTTGTAGAAACCGTCCCCTCCCCAGATGTCGACCCAGTCACGGTTCTTCACCCCGTATGGAGTATTGGTCTCGTTGGGGGCGCACCAAGAGCTGTTGTCTTGTAGGCCGCCGCACACCTTGTACGGCTCGCTCATATCAACGCCGATCTCGTAGAACTGCCCGATCGCGAGGTTGTTGTGGTGTCGCCACGTCTGCCCACCATCCCAGCTCGTGGAAATACCGCCGTCGCTGCCCAGCACCACGTAGTCCGAGTTATTGGGATCGATCCACAAGGCATGGTGGTCAACATGGATATTTTCCGCCGCATCACCCTGCCACCACGTCTTTCCGCCATCATCCGATGCGGAGAACGCCACGCCGCCCAGGTAAATACGCTCAGGGTTATTCGGGTCGATCCGCACCATGCTGAAGTACATGGGACGGGGGTTCCTGGTGGATACACGCTCCCAGCTCTCACCACGATCCGTCGACTTGTAGAGGCCCCGCCCACGCTGGTTCGACTCAATGAGGGCGTACACGAGGTTGCCGTCGCGCCGGTACACGTCGATGCCGATGCGTCCCTTGTCACCTGCCGGAAGCCCCTCGGTCAGCTCTGTCCATGTGGCTCCGCCGTCCGTGCTACGATAGAGACCACTGCCGTCTCCGCCCGCGCTGAAGCCGAATGACTTCCGCTCGCGTTGGTACATCGCCGCAAAGAGTGTGTTGGGGTCAGACGGATCCATGACCATGTCAATGGCACCGGTGTGTTCATCGATGTACAGGACGCGCTCCCAGTTCGCGCCGCCGTCCACTGTTTTATAGACCCCGCGCTCTTCATTTGAGCCGAACAGGTGCCCCACCGCCGCCACATAGACCACGTCAGGATTACTCGGGTGGATCGCGATCTTGCTGATGTGCCGCGTCTCGGTGAGGCCCATGTCGCTCCATGTCTGGCCACCGTCCGTGGACTTGAAGACACCACAGCCCCAGGGAGAACTCTGGCGATTCTGGGGTTCACCCGTCCCGACCCACACCACGTTGGGATTGGCTTGATAGACCGTGACGTCACCCACAGAAGCGCACTCTTGATCGTCGAAGAGCGGCGTCCACGACATGCCGTTGTTTTCCGTCAACCAGACTCCGCCCGTCGCGAGGCCTACATAGAAGCTCGTCGGCTTCGATTCAATCGGTGCGACATCGGCGACACGTCCCCCCATGATTGCCGGACCGATCTCACGGAAGTGCATCCCGTCGATAGCCGTCTGAAGCGGCGTTTGGGCGTGAAGCTCGGGGACCATCAGCGTCGCGAGCGCGAGCGCGAGAACCACAAAACGGCGGAACATGGAAACTCCTCTCCATTGGATGTGCAGAGGAGTAAACGGCCGGCGTTGACCGCCCGCCGCAAGGGGCGAGCAGCCGCGAGCCGAGAGCCCCACGCCGGCTGGCGCAGGGGCTGCTCAGTCAGATAGACGATCGAGTTGAGCATGAGGTAGAACCACGTCATGTCTTCGTCGAGCCGCCCAATCGTCGCCATGGCATCGTGCTGAATGACGTAAGCGAAGCCCATCGTAGCAGACAGCTTGCTCGTGTACCGAGGTGTACGTGTCAGGTCGAGTTCATTGGCGGAGTGGATCTCCGCGAGAGCTCCCTGCTCCTCAGCACTGAACGAATGGGAATCAGCACCAAAGTTGATGTCCCTGGCCGGCCGGAATGCCATCTCGAGTGCCCTGTCTTGAAGACCGTGGCTCCCGGTGTGGGCGGGCATGTCCGGAGAAGTCCCACAAAATTTGACACTGATATCGGGGCACCCGACCTTCGCCGAAGAAATTCAGCCGTCCCGGAGACCGGCCATGCGCAAGCTCGCATCCCTCCGGTTCTTGGCCATTTGTGCGGCTCCCTTGGCCGCTCAGGACTTCGATCGACCCGATGGCTGGACCGTTCGTTTTGGTCGCCCCGGACAGACCGAAGCAGACCTCGACACATGCGTCGAGATGCCTCCAGGCTGGCATGTCGGATCCGGTCCGGCAGCCCTCTACTGGGGCCCTGACATGGACATTCCTGGCGACCTCAGAGCTGAGCAGGTCGCGACCGTGCCTCGCTCAGAAGCGAGCGTAGACGGTGTCTTTGGCTTCCGAGTGAATCACGCACTGAATCTTCATATCTCGAAGATCGAGATCACGCCACTGGGTTGAAGCTCAGCTGGGGGTCACGTCGCTGGTCGCGGTGATGTCGTCCTCCGTGCCTTGCACTCCATCTGCCCCCATGGAGCCGACGGTGTAACCCCTCCTCCCCTGCTCCAGGTAATAAGCATTGCCCCAAGGGTCCTCGCCCACGCCGGAAAAGTCACGGCGCAGCCAAGCCTCCCAATTCCCGGGGAAGCCCTCGCCTCGCCCTAGACGCACGTCCAGCTGCTCTGTCATGGCGTCGAGGCGAGCGGGAACGAGCTTGGCGTTCACGCTGTTCACAATAGGCGCGAAGTAGTCGCTCTGGATCTTGGCCCGCGAACTCGGTACCGCCATCGCGATAGCAAGGAGCGCGAACGCAAGCACCACAATGTTTTTGATCATGTCAGCAATGTTGAGCCGGGAGGGCGATTCGTATCGCTAAAGCTGCTCCGATCGCGGGCATCTGACCAGGGATTCGTGAACTTAAGCCTGACTCTCGCCGTCATGCTTCGCCGGAGAAGCTCGGTCGTGAGTGGTCCGGAGCGGCACTTCCGGAATCCGGAGGGAGAACAGTAAGGCGGCCAAAATGAGAAGTGCGGTGAACCCATAAATGCGATTCGTCGCTCTTGTGAAGGCGTCTCGGACGGCCACCTCAAGCCGCGCCACGACGCTGATGCCTTCGTCCCGAATAGCAGTGGCGGCTACAGCCGTCGTCGCTGATGCGGCTCGGATCTCGAAAGAGGCGATGACCTCATCTCGGAGCCCTGCCCCCCCCGTGGACACGAATTCTTCGATCACGATGCCGGATCCGGCCAACTCTGGGATCTCGGTGTCCAATGACGCGAATGCCCCACCGAGCGTGAACCCTAGGACAGTGCCCATGAGCGCGGCGCCGACAGTCGCTCCGGTCTGCCGGAAGAACTGAGAAGCACTCGTGGCCTGTCCGATCAATCTGACGTCGGCAGCGTTTTGGATCGCGAGTGTGAAGAGTGGCATCCCAGGGCCCACACCCAGGCCGCACATCACCATGTAGAGCGTCACCCGCCAGTATTGGACATCTGCGGGCATGAGCGCGAGCAGCACCGCCGCGGCCAAGAAGACGACGAGGCCGCCCGATATTTGCCTGCGATACCCCAGACGATTCACCAACTGACCCGACATCGTCGCGCTGAACACGAGACCCATCGAGAACGGGATCAGAGCTGCACCGGCGCGGGTCGCCGACACCCCGAGCACACTCACCAAGAACAGCGGCAGGAAAATCGTGATCGACATGAACGACGCGCCCACGAAAAATGCAGTCGTGTTGGCGGTCCGGAACACAGGCTCGTCGAAGAGTCGGAAGTCCAGAATGGGCCCGGTCGCCGTTTTCGAACGCCGAACGAACAAGGTCAGCACTGCGACGCCCGTTCCAAAGAGCAGAAGCGTCACCCACGAGGCGAGATCGCCGACCGGTGCGCCCTGACCCAGGCCAGGCAGCCATGGATAGGCACGCTTGTCGAGTTGGAGGGACAAGATCAACGGAAGCATCCCTCCAAGCAGCAGAAGTGCACCCATGATATCGGGGCTCGCCTGAACTTCCTTTGGATCGAGGCGCGGCATCTTGCGAATGATGAACCACAGGGCCAGGCCACCCAGCGGCACGTTCACCAAGAACACCCAACGCCACCCAGCCACACCCGGAATCCATCCGCCGGCATGGTCCGTGAGGAGGCCGCCGATTAATGGCCCGAGGACCGAGGCGACCCCAAAGACAGCCCCTACGAAACCTTGGTATTTCCCTCGTTCCGCCGGGGTGTAGAGATCCGCGATGACGATGAACGTCATAGCAAACAGCCCGCCACCGCCGGTGCCCTGGAGCCCGCGGAAGAGCACGAGCTGCGTCATTCCGTCGCCGAGGAGAGGCAGTGGGCCGAACATGCCCGCAAGGCCGGACAAAACAGACCCCGTGAGAAAAAGACCAATCGCTCCGAGGGTGACCATCTTCCGGGAATACGTGTCGGCGAGCTTGCCGTACACCAACGCGAACGAGGTCGAAGCCAGCAGGTACGCCGTCGCGACCCAGGCGTAGCGTTCCACGCCCTGGAGGTCCTCGACCATCTTGGGCAACGCCGTCGACACAATGGTTTGGTCTATGGCCGCCAAGAACAGCGCGAGCAGGATAGACAGGTAGATGGCCGTACGGTCACGGTCGGAAACCGGAGACTCGAAGGGCCCGGGCGGTGTTTTTGACATGTGGCGTAAAAGGTAACGGCCGCCCGGTCGAGGAGACCGGGCGGCCGCTCAGGCCCTGGACAGCTAGATGGCTATCGCGCGCGCATCCACTCGAAGAACCACTCGAGTTCAGCCTCGCCGTAGCTCTCCTCGTTCTGGAACGGGGAGTTGCTCCCCGAGAGGTCGCCGACGCGGTCCACGACCAACTCTTGGCTCCACGTCTGCCCACCTACTGTCATGCTTACGCTGTACGTGCCG carries:
- a CDS encoding MDR family MFS transporter → MSKTPPGPFESPVSDRDRTAIYLSILLALFLAAIDQTIVSTALPKMVEDLQGVERYAWVATAYLLASTSFALVYGKLADTYSRKMVTLGAIGLFLTGSVLSGLAGMFGPLPLLGDGMTQLVLFRGLQGTGGGGLFAMTFIVIADLYTPAERGKYQGFVGAVFGVASVLGPLIGGLLTDHAGGWIPGVAGWRWVFLVNVPLGGLALWFIIRKMPRLDPKEVQASPDIMGALLLLGGMLPLILSLQLDKRAYPWLPGLGQGAPVGDLASWVTLLLFGTGVAVLTLFVRRSKTATGPILDFRLFDEPVFRTANTTAFFVGASFMSITIFLPLFLVSVLGVSATRAGAALIPFSMGLVFSATMSGQLVNRLGYRRQISGGLVVFLAAAVLLALMPADVQYWRVTLYMVMCGLGVGPGMPLFTLAIQNAADVRLIGQATSASQFFRQTGATVGAALMGTVLGFTLGGAFASLDTEIPELAGSGIVIEEFVSTGGAGLRDEVIASFEIRAASATTAVAATAIRDEGISVVARLEVAVRDAFTRATNRIYGFTALLILAALLFSLRIPEVPLRTTHDRASPAKHDGESQA
- a CDS encoding type II secretion system protein GspG, with the protein product MIKNIVVLAFALLAIAMAVPSSRAKIQSDYFAPIVNSVNAKLVPARLDAMTEQLDVRLGRGEGFPGNWEAWLRRDFSGVGEDPWGNAYYLEQGRRGYTVGSMGADGVQGTEDDITATSDVTPS